One Campylobacter massiliensis DNA window includes the following coding sequences:
- a CDS encoding helix-hairpin-helix domain-containing protein: MSDFKKIPYVGEATEADLMALGYTDIASLKGADADEMFERTKALGRGSDRCILYVYRMVCYYASTPRPDKAKLKWWLWKD; the protein is encoded by the coding sequence TTGAGCGATTTTAAAAAAATTCCCTATGTCGGCGAGGCGACCGAGGCGGATCTGATGGCGCTAGGCTACACTGACATCGCTTCGCTAAAGGGCGCGGATGCGGACGAGATGTTTGAACGCACAAAGGCGCTCGGACGCGGCAGCGACAGGTGCATCCTCTACGTTTACCGCATGGTTTGCTATTACGCCAGCACGCCCCGTCCCGACAAAGCCAAGCTGAAATGGTGGCTTTGGAAGGATTAA
- the pyrF gene encoding orotidine-5'-phosphate decarboxylase — protein sequence MKLCVALDMSSKQQCLQLADRLADFSDKIWLKVGLRAYLRDGAGFIEELKRLGNFKIFLDLKLYDIPNTMADAAEEIAKLGVDMINVHASSGKRAMATVMQRLDGLGSRPLVLAVSALTSFDEAEFSAVYEQNLSDAVRKFSVMSYEAGLDGMVCSAFESRLIKDATSANFITLCPGVRPFGESVADQKRVADLGVAREARADFIVVGRPIYQAQNPREICERILGQI from the coding sequence GTGAAGCTCTGCGTCGCGCTTGATATGAGCTCGAAGCAGCAGTGTTTGCAGCTGGCGGACCGGCTTGCGGACTTTTCGGATAAAATTTGGCTCAAAGTTGGGCTACGAGCTTATTTGCGCGACGGAGCAGGCTTTATCGAGGAGCTAAAAAGGCTCGGAAATTTTAAAATTTTTCTCGATCTAAAGCTCTACGACATCCCAAACACGATGGCAGACGCCGCCGAGGAGATCGCAAAGCTTGGCGTAGATATGATAAACGTGCACGCAAGTAGCGGCAAGCGCGCGATGGCTACGGTAATGCAGCGACTGGACGGGCTCGGTTCGCGCCCGCTGGTGCTTGCGGTTTCGGCGCTAACGAGCTTTGACGAGGCCGAGTTTAGCGCGGTTTACGAGCAAAATTTAAGCGATGCCGTGCGCAAATTTAGCGTGATGAGCTATGAAGCGGGGCTTGACGGCATGGTCTGCTCGGCATTTGAGAGCCGCCTGATAAAGGACGCAACGAGCGCAAATTTTATTACGCTCTGCCCGGGCGTACGGCCGTTTGGCGAGAGTGTGGCAGATCAAAAGCGAGTGGCGGATCTGGGCGTCGCACGCGAAGCGAGGGCTGATTTTATCGTAGTCGGTCGCCCGATCTATCAGGCGCAAAACCCACGCGAAATTTGCGAGCGGATTTTGGGTCAAATTTAA
- the nusB gene encoding transcription antitermination factor NusB, with translation MATRHQVRQAVVSLLYAREMGSCSEEFVEEFLEEKKIRNDQRSLALSLFHGILEHAEGLDALLNARLKEWKINEIGSIERAVLRLGAYEMKFTPTDKAVIINEGIELGKELGGDSAPKFINGVLDALKADL, from the coding sequence ATGGCAACTCGTCATCAGGTCAGGCAGGCCGTCGTTTCGCTGCTCTACGCGCGCGAAATGGGCAGCTGTAGCGAGGAGTTCGTCGAGGAATTTTTAGAAGAAAAAAAGATCCGAAACGATCAGCGAAGCCTTGCGCTATCGCTTTTTCACGGCATTTTGGAGCATGCAGAGGGGCTTGACGCGCTACTAAACGCACGCCTAAAAGAGTGGAAGATAAACGAGATCGGCAGCATCGAGCGCGCCGTGCTACGGCTGGGGGCGTACGAGATGAAATTTACCCCGACCGACAAGGCCGTCATCATAAACGAGGGCATCGAGCTTGGCAAGGAGCTGGGCGGAGACTCGGCGCCGAAATTTATAAACGGCGTGCTAGACGCGCTAAAGGCAGATCTGTGA
- the ribH gene encoding 6,7-dimethyl-8-ribityllumazine synthase: MKIIEGNLALKGGEKIAIVGARFNHIITDRLVEGARDAFLRHGGDEANLSLILVPGAFEIPMALEKALASGKFDAVCCVGAVIRGSTPHFDYVSAETTKGIANVTLKYGKPVTFGVLTVDSIEQAIERAGSKAGNKGFEAMTGVIEMLSLYKNLEA, from the coding sequence ATGAAAATAATCGAAGGAAATTTGGCTTTAAAAGGCGGCGAAAAGATCGCTATAGTGGGCGCGAGATTTAACCACATCATCACCGATAGGTTGGTAGAGGGCGCGAGGGATGCGTTTTTACGTCACGGCGGGGATGAGGCGAATTTGAGCCTCATTTTGGTGCCGGGCGCGTTTGAGATACCGATGGCGCTTGAAAAGGCGCTAGCTAGCGGTAAATTTGACGCCGTTTGCTGCGTGGGAGCGGTGATCCGCGGCTCTACGCCTCACTTTGACTACGTTAGCGCCGAGACTACCAAGGGAATCGCAAACGTCACGCTAAAATACGGCAAACCGGTGACCTTTGGCGTGCTAACGGTTGATAGCATCGAGCAAGCCATCGAGAGAGCGGGCTCAAAAGCCGGAAACAAGGGCTTTGAAGCGATGACTGGCGTGATCGAGATGCTAAGCTTATATAAAAATTTGGAGGCGTAA
- a CDS encoding cation diffusion facilitator family transporter, giving the protein MEVVEQVTSRDETIVKTGLIGIAANAILAAIKAVVGFASGSIAIILDAVNNLSDALSSVITIVGIKIAGKSPDKEHPFGYGRVEYLTAIVIGVIILYTGGTSVVESAKKIISPSTPNYDTISLVLIAVLIAVKFALGLYTQRVGQRVNSDSLIASGVDAKFDALISLGTLLAALVFVFFGVSLEAYLGVIISLLLIKAALEILRDAIDKILGARMPNSDSSQIYECIGSFDAVLGAYDLIFNDYGPDKKLGSVHIEVAHDMNAAQIDALTRRIQNEIFAKFNIVLDTIGIYAFNKEDNATRLNVEKIVFGHKFIKQMHGFYINKETNTITFDIVIDFNAPDSSALYREILSQVSSAYPSYKVIITRDTDYNG; this is encoded by the coding sequence TTGGAGGTAGTAGAGCAGGTCACGTCGAGAGATGAGACCATCGTAAAAACGGGCCTCATAGGCATAGCGGCAAATGCCATTTTAGCGGCTATAAAGGCTGTAGTGGGCTTTGCTAGCGGCTCGATCGCTATCATTTTAGACGCGGTAAATAACCTAAGCGACGCGCTCTCGTCGGTCATTACCATTGTCGGCATAAAAATAGCCGGAAAAAGCCCTGACAAGGAGCATCCATTTGGCTACGGCAGAGTAGAGTATCTAACGGCTATCGTTATAGGCGTGATCATACTTTATACGGGCGGCACCTCCGTGGTCGAGTCAGCTAAAAAGATCATCTCGCCAAGCACCCCAAACTACGATACTATCTCGCTTGTTTTGATCGCCGTTTTGATTGCGGTCAAATTTGCGCTTGGGCTTTACACGCAAAGGGTCGGACAAAGGGTAAATTCCGACTCGCTCATAGCAAGCGGAGTGGACGCGAAATTTGACGCTCTCATCTCGCTTGGTACGCTTTTGGCGGCTTTGGTCTTTGTATTTTTTGGCGTTAGCCTTGAGGCGTATCTTGGCGTGATCATATCACTACTTCTTATCAAGGCGGCACTTGAAATTTTACGTGACGCTATAGATAAAATTTTAGGCGCGAGGATGCCTAACAGCGACAGCTCGCAAATTTATGAGTGTATAGGCTCGTTTGACGCCGTGCTTGGGGCGTATGATCTTATATTTAACGACTACGGCCCAGACAAGAAGCTAGGCAGCGTGCATATAGAGGTGGCGCACGATATGAACGCCGCTCAGATAGACGCGCTTACTAGGCGCATACAAAATGAAATTTTTGCGAAATTTAACATTGTTTTAGATACCATTGGCATCTATGCATTTAACAAAGAGGATAACGCAACAAGGCTAAACGTCGAAAAGATAGTTTTTGGGCATAAATTTATCAAGCAAATGCATGGATTTTACATAAATAAAGAGACAAATACGATCACGTTTGATATCGTCATAGACTTTAACGCGCCAGATAGCTCGGCACTCTACCGCGAAATTTTATCGCAAGTAAGCAGCGCCTACCCTAGCTACAAGGTCATCATCACGCGTGACACGGACTACAACGGATAG
- a CDS encoding DMT family transporter has translation MTHVLALLVAGCCEVSGVFFLTKFQKSFGVKKAANFLILVANFAISLWLLSYAMQAMPMSVAYAIWTGIGAVGAVGVGIVFDNEKMSAQKAFYLSLITLSAVMLKII, from the coding sequence TTGACGCACGTCTTAGCTCTTTTGGTGGCAGGGTGTTGCGAGGTCTCGGGCGTATTTTTTCTAACCAAATTTCAAAAAAGCTTCGGCGTGAAAAAAGCGGCAAATTTTTTGATCTTGGTCGCAAATTTTGCCATTTCGCTCTGGCTTTTGAGCTACGCGATGCAGGCTATGCCGATGTCGGTGGCGTACGCGATCTGGACGGGTATCGGAGCGGTCGGGGCCGTGGGTGTCGGGATAGTGTTTGATAATGAAAAAATGAGTGCGCAAAAGGCGTTTTATCTATCGCTAATAACGCTAAGCGCGGTAATGTTAAAAATAATCTAA
- a CDS encoding DMT family transporter has translation MQTKGFLWVLGGAVAECGWAYGLKHASSAPEIALTAMLVCVSFTSFIMAMKYLPISITYTVFVGLGAFFVVIAEIVSEFRASGQTPDLLRLFFIATLIAGVLGLKRLKS, from the coding sequence ATGCAAACTAAGGGCTTTTTGTGGGTGCTGGGCGGTGCGGTGGCCGAGTGCGGCTGGGCGTACGGACTAAAACACGCCTCAAGCGCGCCGGAGATCGCGCTCACTGCGATGCTCGTTTGCGTTAGTTTTACGTCCTTTATAATGGCGATGAAATACTTGCCCATTAGTATCACATACACCGTGTTTGTGGGGCTTGGGGCGTTTTTCGTCGTGATCGCCGAGATCGTGAGCGAATTTCGCGCGAGTGGCCAGACGCCAGATCTCTTGCGACTATTTTTTATAGCGACGCTGATCGCGGGCGTGTTGGGGTTAAAAAGGCTAAAATCTTGA
- the kdsA gene encoding 3-deoxy-8-phosphooctulonate synthase, with the protein MILIAGPCVIESEQLVFEVAKRLVKFNEDKRIDFYFKSSFDKANRTSISSFRGPGLEKGCQILAKVKKEFGFKILTDIHESYQAAPVGEVADVLQIPAFLCRQTDLLVAAAKTKAVVNIKKGQFLAASAMKHSVKKVLETRGVNGDGYEVAKQNGVWLTERGSTFGYGNLVVDMRNLVLMREFAPVIFDATHSVQMPSALGEKSGGDAKFVPYLARAAAAAGVDGFFYETHVNPCEALCDGPNMLNLDELDANIAQIFKIKDALGDAN; encoded by the coding sequence ATGATACTAATAGCAGGGCCTTGCGTCATCGAGAGCGAACAGCTCGTTTTCGAGGTGGCAAAAAGGCTAGTTAAATTTAACGAAGATAAGCGGATAGATTTTTATTTCAAATCAAGCTTTGACAAGGCAAATCGCACGAGTATAAGCTCGTTTCGCGGGCCTGGACTTGAAAAAGGGTGCCAAATTTTAGCCAAGGTAAAAAAGGAATTTGGTTTTAAAATTTTAACCGATATCCACGAGAGCTATCAGGCTGCACCCGTAGGCGAAGTGGCCGACGTGCTGCAAATCCCGGCGTTTTTGTGCCGCCAGACCGATTTACTCGTGGCTGCTGCCAAAACAAAAGCCGTGGTAAATATCAAAAAAGGGCAGTTTTTAGCCGCCTCTGCGATGAAGCACTCGGTCAAAAAAGTGCTAGAAACGCGCGGCGTAAATGGCGACGGATACGAGGTCGCTAAACAAAACGGCGTGTGGCTAACGGAGCGAGGCAGCACATTTGGCTACGGAAATTTAGTCGTAGATATGCGAAATTTGGTGCTGATGAGGGAATTTGCGCCGGTGATTTTCGACGCTACTCACAGCGTGCAGATGCCAAGCGCTCTTGGCGAAAAAAGCGGCGGAGATGCGAAATTCGTGCCGTATCTAGCGCGAGCTGCGGCAGCTGCGGGCGTGGATGGATTTTTCTATGAGACGCACGTAAATCCTTGCGAAGCGCTTTGCGACGGACCGAATATGCTAAATTTGGACGAACTAGACGCGAATATCGCTCAAATTTTTAAGATAAAAGACGCCCTGGGCGATGCAAACTAA
- a CDS encoding DMT family transporter: MHYNTPKFKGKILFRRYVLHHLGAYYMIIACMFFAAVGGFAKVLSEQMPSIEVVFFRNAVGLAIVLYAIYKRPPTRQKGGQLFVLMFRGFIGTIALFALFYNIAHINLGAAYTFQKTSPIFTAIFAAIFLKEALSKKGWGAIFLGFIGILFIIQPNLGISKTDWLGLSSGVGAALAMLSVRTLRKSYDTSVIVLSFMAWGTALPMLLMGVAEWVKFEPLDFLLSPFVAPNFKGVILIVLMGLAGYFFQFYMTKAYAASKKAGSVAAISYMDVVFSLVVGFFMGDTLPNAAAFFGIMLVVISGIIVARER, encoded by the coding sequence TTGCATTACAATACGCCTAAATTTAAAGGAAAAATTTTGTTTCGTAGATACGTTTTGCACCATTTGGGCGCTTATTATATGATCATCGCGTGTATGTTTTTTGCCGCCGTCGGAGGCTTTGCGAAGGTTTTGAGCGAGCAGATGCCCAGTATCGAGGTCGTATTTTTTAGAAATGCCGTCGGTCTTGCTATCGTGCTTTATGCGATTTACAAAAGGCCGCCGACGCGCCAAAAAGGCGGGCAGCTTTTTGTGCTTATGTTTCGCGGATTTATCGGTACGATCGCACTTTTTGCTCTTTTTTACAACATTGCTCACATAAATTTAGGCGCGGCTTATACTTTTCAAAAAACCAGCCCGATTTTCACAGCGATTTTTGCGGCGATTTTCTTAAAAGAAGCGCTTAGCAAAAAGGGCTGGGGCGCGATATTTCTGGGCTTTATCGGCATACTTTTTATCATCCAGCCAAATTTAGGCATCAGCAAAACCGACTGGCTGGGGCTTAGCAGCGGCGTTGGAGCGGCGCTTGCGATGCTTAGCGTCAGAACTCTGCGCAAAAGCTACGACACGAGCGTCATCGTGCTTAGCTTTATGGCGTGGGGAACGGCTTTGCCGATGCTTTTGATGGGCGTTGCGGAGTGGGTCAAATTTGAGCCTCTAGATTTCTTGCTTTCGCCGTTTGTGGCGCCGAATTTTAAAGGCGTAATCCTAATCGTGCTAATGGGGCTCGCGGGCTATTTTTTCCAGTTTTATATGACGAAGGCGTATGCGGCAAGCAAAAAGGCGGGCTCGGTCGCCGCGATAAGCTATATGGATGTTGTATTTTCGCTAGTAGTGGGCTTTTTTATGGGCGATACGCTACCTAATGCGGCGGCGTTTTTTGGTATAATGCTGGTCGTTATCAGCGGAATAATCGTAGCAAGGGAGAGATGA
- the der gene encoding ribosome biogenesis GTPase Der, whose translation MQKIILVGKPNVGKSSLFNRLAGRRIAITSDVSGTTRDTNKTIIEIYDRSCVLIDSGGLDDSSELFKNVKAKTLAEARSSDAIIFMVDGKMMPSDEDKALYYALLKLNLPTALVINKVDSKKDELRSYEFANFGAKTSFAISVSHNAGIDELADWIYKQLKDEIRPDVGEDLDEFLENFGDDGEVIKEISAREDYERKNIQVGIIGRVNVGKSSLLNALVKESRAVVSDIAGTTIDPVNETFVYEDRIFEFVDTAGIRKRGKIEGIERYALNRTESALELADIALLVLDSSEPLTELDERIAGLAAKFELGVIIVLNKWDKSEEDFDKFSREIRDKFKFLAYAPIISVSALGGKRVHKIYPLILEVYKNYTQKIQTARLNEAIEEAVKAHPIPREKGKSVKIYYAVQFGFAPPKIALVMNRPRALHFSYKRYLTNKLREKFELSGTPIVLIPKNRSGSDEENEEKSE comes from the coding sequence TTGCAAAAGATAATTTTAGTCGGCAAGCCAAACGTCGGCAAAAGCTCGCTCTTTAACCGCCTAGCCGGCAGACGTATAGCTATCACCAGCGACGTTAGCGGTACGACGCGAGATACAAATAAAACGATTATAGAAATTTATGACAGAAGCTGCGTTTTGATCGATAGCGGCGGACTGGACGACAGTAGCGAGCTCTTTAAAAACGTCAAGGCAAAAACCCTAGCCGAAGCTAGAAGCTCGGACGCCATAATCTTTATGGTCGATGGCAAAATGATGCCTAGCGACGAGGATAAAGCCCTATACTACGCGCTTTTAAAGCTAAATTTACCGACCGCGCTCGTAATCAATAAAGTCGATAGCAAAAAAGACGAGCTACGAAGCTACGAGTTTGCAAATTTCGGCGCAAAAACGAGCTTTGCTATCTCGGTAAGCCACAACGCGGGCATCGACGAGCTAGCAGACTGGATCTACAAGCAGCTAAAAGACGAGATCCGCCCCGACGTAGGCGAGGATTTGGATGAGTTTTTAGAAAATTTCGGCGACGACGGCGAGGTAATCAAAGAGATATCGGCTCGCGAGGATTATGAACGCAAAAATATCCAAGTAGGCATCATCGGACGCGTAAACGTCGGCAAAAGCTCGCTACTAAACGCGCTCGTAAAGGAGTCCCGCGCGGTCGTGAGCGACATAGCCGGCACGACGATAGATCCGGTAAACGAGACTTTCGTCTATGAGGATAGGATTTTTGAGTTCGTCGATACCGCGGGCATCAGAAAACGCGGCAAGATAGAAGGTATCGAAAGATACGCGCTAAACCGCACCGAGTCCGCGCTCGAGCTCGCCGACATCGCGCTTTTGGTGCTTGATAGCTCCGAACCGCTAACCGAGCTTGACGAGCGTATCGCGGGCCTTGCGGCTAAATTTGAGCTCGGCGTCATAATCGTGCTAAACAAATGGGACAAAAGCGAGGAAGATTTTGATAAATTTAGCCGCGAGATCAGGGATAAATTTAAATTTCTAGCCTACGCGCCGATCATCAGCGTTTCGGCTCTGGGCGGCAAAAGGGTGCATAAAATTTACCCGCTGATTTTAGAAGTTTACAAAAACTACACGCAAAAAATCCAAACCGCAAGGCTAAACGAAGCTATCGAAGAGGCGGTAAAAGCGCACCCGATACCGCGCGAAAAGGGCAAAAGCGTGAAAATTTACTACGCGGTGCAGTTTGGTTTCGCGCCGCCTAAGATCGCGCTCGTGATGAACCGTCCGCGCGCCCTGCACTTTAGCTACAAACGCTACCTAACAAACAAACTGCGCGAGAAATTCGAACTATCGGGCACACCGATCGTGCTGATCCCGAAAAATCGCAGCGGCTCAGACGAGGAAAACGAGGAAAAAAGTGAGTAA
- a CDS encoding shikimate kinase: MSKNLVFIGFMGVGKGTVARHIAKKTGKLFLDTDELIESEQNLKVREIFETKGEGYFRKCEAKLAKKLAKNVKSSVIAAGGGFAKVKGLKKIGKIIYLKSSFEAILKRIDESGEAQMHYAKRPLLRDLNAAKKLFDERKKMYKSVADLIIDVEGKGLEQVAKEILEKRIK, encoded by the coding sequence GTGAGTAAAAATTTAGTTTTCATCGGCTTTATGGGCGTTGGCAAAGGCACGGTAGCAAGACATATCGCAAAAAAAACGGGCAAGCTGTTTTTAGACACCGACGAGCTGATCGAAAGCGAGCAAAATTTAAAAGTCCGAGAAATTTTCGAGACTAAGGGCGAGGGATATTTTAGAAAGTGCGAGGCAAAACTCGCTAAAAAGCTGGCCAAAAACGTAAAGTCCTCGGTGATCGCGGCTGGCGGAGGCTTTGCAAAGGTTAAAGGTCTTAAAAAAATCGGAAAAATCATCTATCTAAAATCAAGTTTCGAGGCGATTTTAAAGCGCATAGACGAGAGCGGCGAAGCGCAGATGCACTACGCCAAACGCCCGCTTTTGCGCGATCTAAACGCGGCTAAAAAACTTTTTGACGAGAGAAAAAAGATGTATAAAAGCGTCGCCGATCTCATAATCGACGTCGAAGGCAAAGGGCTAGAGCAAGTCGCGAAAGAGATTTTAGAAAAAAGGATTAAGTAA
- the trpS gene encoding tryptophan--tRNA ligase, whose product MRVLTGLQPSGKLHLGNYFASIKQMVEAQGQNEMFMFIANYHAMTSVADAGKLKQNTYEAASAFLSLGIDPQKSVFWVQSDVKEVLELYWILSQYTPMGLLERAHSYKDKVAKGLTSHHGLFSYPVLMAADILLYGAQVVPVGKDQIQHVEIARDIAIKFNNEHGDIFVLPEYKVDENVATVPGTDGAKMSKSYGNTIDIFAGAKELKKQISSIVTTSEPLEAPKQWQNCNVYNIAKLFLDEDGQKALQARYERGGEGHGHFKMYLNELVWDYFADAREKFDYYLNHAGEVDEILNEGAKRARAVAAPIMEKIRAATGIYK is encoded by the coding sequence TTGAGAGTACTAACAGGTTTGCAACCAAGCGGCAAACTACACCTAGGCAACTACTTCGCCTCCATCAAACAAATGGTTGAGGCGCAGGGGCAAAACGAGATGTTTATGTTTATCGCAAACTATCACGCCATGACCTCGGTCGCCGACGCGGGGAAGCTAAAACAAAACACATATGAGGCGGCAAGCGCGTTTTTGTCGCTGGGTATCGATCCGCAAAAGAGCGTATTTTGGGTACAAAGCGACGTCAAAGAGGTTTTAGAACTCTACTGGATACTGAGCCAATACACGCCTATGGGCCTGCTCGAGCGCGCACACAGCTACAAGGACAAGGTCGCAAAGGGCTTAACCTCGCATCACGGACTTTTTAGCTACCCGGTTTTGATGGCGGCCGATATCCTGCTATACGGCGCGCAGGTCGTGCCAGTGGGCAAGGATCAGATCCAGCACGTCGAGATCGCGCGCGACATCGCGATCAAATTTAACAACGAGCACGGCGACATCTTCGTCCTGCCAGAGTACAAAGTCGATGAAAACGTCGCTACGGTGCCCGGCACAGACGGCGCAAAAATGAGCAAAAGCTACGGCAACACGATAGATATTTTCGCCGGCGCCAAAGAGCTAAAAAAGCAAATTTCAAGCATCGTGACGACCTCGGAGCCGCTTGAAGCGCCAAAGCAATGGCAAAACTGCAACGTCTATAATATTGCTAAATTATTCCTAGACGAGGACGGACAAAAGGCACTGCAAGCGCGGTACGAGCGAGGCGGCGAAGGACACGGACACTTCAAGATGTATCTAAACGAGCTGGTTTGGGACTATTTTGCGGACGCGAGAGAGAAATTTGATTATTATCTAAATCACGCTGGCGAAGTGGATGAAATTTTAAACGAAGGCGCCAAAAGAGCGCGAGCTGTCGCAGCGCCGATAATGGAAAAAATACGCGCCGCAACCGGCATCTATAAATAA
- a CDS encoding copper resistance protein CopD, producing MQAIYPYAHLIHLICAIIFVGFLFFDVIIFSRAKKKLPAEIAQKAQQAITSVAIKIMPLCVLILILTGGMMMSSWVGSKAGGYFASNLQTALMIKVVLAMLIFAAVATNLTCKFILKRPSPLGNIHPFAFAAAAVVVILAKVMFMV from the coding sequence GTGCAAGCAATCTACCCTTACGCGCATCTTATTCATCTGATCTGTGCTATCATTTTCGTCGGATTTTTATTTTTCGACGTGATTATTTTTTCAAGAGCCAAAAAGAAACTGCCCGCCGAAATAGCGCAAAAAGCGCAGCAGGCTATCACAAGCGTCGCGATAAAGATCATGCCGCTTTGCGTGCTGATTTTGATTTTAACCGGCGGCATGATGATGAGCAGCTGGGTCGGCTCGAAAGCAGGCGGATATTTCGCGTCAAATTTACAAACCGCTTTGATGATAAAGGTTGTTTTGGCGATGCTGATATTTGCGGCCGTAGCAACCAATCTCACGTGCAAATTTATACTAAAGCGCCCTAGCCCGCTAGGCAACATTCATCCGTTTGCATTTGCGGCGGCCGCAGTCGTCGTGATACTTGCTAAAGTTATGTTTATGGTTTAA
- the serS gene encoding serine--tRNA ligase has translation MINLKLLDTRYDEFVKKLQGKNVKPEVLNELLTTFNELKAKRQALENFQAIQNAKSKELGIKARNGENTDELKNELNLNKAAMGDAADIVRAYEEKLENIASCVPNITDDDVPFGADEDDNVCVKTVLEPTKFDFAPKEHYELGESLGWLDFERGVKLSGSRFCVLKGMGARLSRALVNYMIDFNNARGFELVNVPFLVNANTLYGTGQLPKFEDDLYKAQGEDLYLIPTSEVPVTNLYNDEILPVESLPIKMTCYSACFRKEAGSAGRDTRGMIRQHQFEKVELVAITTPEQSARMLDEMVACASDLLTSLGLPHRHMLLCSGDLGFSAAKTIDLEVWLPGQNKYREISSVSNTRDFQARRAKIRYKDGKKNALVNTLNGSSLAVGRTLIAIMENYQKADGSIEIPEVLKRYI, from the coding sequence ATGATAAATTTAAAACTACTCGACACTCGCTATGACGAGTTCGTAAAAAAATTGCAAGGAAAAAACGTAAAGCCAGAGGTTTTAAACGAGCTTTTGACGACGTTTAACGAGCTAAAAGCAAAGCGTCAAGCGCTAGAAAATTTCCAAGCGATCCAAAACGCCAAGAGCAAGGAGCTGGGCATAAAGGCCAGAAACGGCGAGAACACCGACGAGCTAAAAAACGAGCTAAATTTAAACAAAGCCGCGATGGGCGACGCCGCCGATATCGTGCGCGCATACGAGGAAAAGCTAGAAAACATCGCAAGCTGCGTGCCTAATATCACCGACGACGACGTGCCGTTTGGCGCCGATGAGGACGATAACGTCTGCGTAAAAACGGTACTGGAGCCGACTAAATTTGACTTCGCGCCGAAGGAGCACTATGAGCTTGGCGAGAGCTTAGGCTGGCTTGATTTCGAGCGCGGAGTTAAGCTTTCAGGCTCGCGCTTTTGCGTGCTAAAAGGCATGGGAGCGCGCCTGTCAAGAGCCCTAGTTAACTATATGATCGACTTTAACAACGCGCGCGGCTTCGAGCTAGTTAACGTACCGTTTTTGGTAAACGCAAACACGCTTTACGGCACCGGACAGCTGCCTAAATTTGAAGACGATCTATACAAGGCTCAGGGCGAGGATTTGTATCTGATCCCTACTAGCGAAGTGCCGGTGACGAATCTTTACAACGACGAAATTTTGCCCGTAGAGAGCTTGCCGATAAAGATGACTTGCTACTCGGCGTGCTTCCGCAAAGAAGCAGGCTCCGCCGGACGAGACACGCGCGGCATGATACGCCAACATCAGTTTGAAAAGGTCGAGCTCGTAGCTATCACGACTCCCGAGCAAAGCGCGCGGATGCTAGACGAGATGGTGGCGTGCGCCAGCGACTTGCTAACGAGCCTTGGGCTGCCGCACCGCCATATGTTGCTTTGTAGCGGAGATCTGGGCTTTAGCGCGGCAAAGACGATAGATCTCGAGGTCTGGCTACCGGGACAAAACAAATACCGCGAGATAAGCTCGGTATCAAATACCCGCGACTTCCAAGCTCGCAGAGCTAAAATCCGCTACAAAGACGGCAAGAAAAACGCCCTGGTAAACACCCTAAACGGCTCGAGCCTAGCCGTAGGCAGAACGCTCATAGCGATAATGGAAAACTACCAAAAAGCAGACGGCAGCATAGAGATCCCGGAAGTTCTTAAAAGGTATATTTAG